Proteins from a genomic interval of Colias croceus chromosome 2, ilColCroc2.1:
- the LOC123698675 gene encoding uncharacterized protein LOC123698675 isoform X1 has product MLVNLIYTVILNVFWFDHAITMNSLNEHSYFMDNNGPENNLAEIISSKSYLPNENQLPKVSLIKKEGDEATYLLSKLSDEDLVKLLSEQPTKSEYDLSDIAKIAVGFNSRNLEESSIKNTKNAKFGRIKNTKYDANNINEDGQQMPFFRLDNKKIDVDANKDANYKALKKLKSLLSVLPQDSLNEDIDDKRKELLFDVLVNQLKTLCCKKSVQGRQQSDSRIHSSLDRLSSSKSILNKEPNEYMFLIINDEIKSNGSDELIFVDPETLQQNSSVLLLGPITTSLTDGQLKIIMKRITNELSKPEYLNLLQQLSEGNLSDDNLRLMKNFIHGSESRRYIKPHRCNHQSKLARIYGGPKWLICTGYINLNTPSLYD; this is encoded by the exons ATGTTAGTCAATCTAATCTATACggtcatattaaatgtattttgg TTTGATCATGCGATAACGATGAATTCATTGAATGAACATTCATACTTTATGGACAATAATGGACCGGAAAATAATTTGGCTGAAATAATATCATCTAAAAGCTATTTACCAAATGAGAATCAATTACCAAAggtttctttaataaaaaaggaaG GTGATGAGgcaacttatttattatcgaAATTATCTGATGAAGATCTTGTAAAGTTATTGAGTGAGCAACCTACGAAAAGTGAATATGATTTGAGCGATATTGCAAAGATTGCAGTTGGGTTTAATTCAAGAAATTTAGAAGAGTCAAGTataaaaaacacgaaaaatgCTAAGTTtggaagaataaaaaatacaaaatacgatgctaataatataaacgaaGATGGTCAACAAATGCCATTCTTTagattagataataaaaaaattgatgtgGATGCCAACAAAGATGCTAATTATAAGGCacttaaaaagttaaaaagttTGTTAAGTGTTTTACCGCAGGATTCCCTGAACGAAGATATTGATGATAAAAGGAAAGAATTACTCTTTGACGTTCTCGTTAATCAGTTAAAAACTTTATGCTGTAAAAAATCCGTTCAGGGGCGGCAACAAAGTGATTCCAGAATTCATTCAAGTTTGGATCGTTTAAGTTCATCCAAAAGCATTTTGAATAAAGAGCCTAATGAAtacatgtttttaataataaatgacgAAATCAAGAGCAATGGAAGCgatgaattaatttttgttgatCCAGAAACGTTACAACAAAACAGCAGCGTCTTATTACTGGGGCCGATAACAACGTCTTTAACCGATGGCcaacttaaaattatt ATGAAACGTATTACTAATGAATTGTCTAAGCCTGAATATCTAAACCTTCTACAACAACTATCTGAAGGCAACCTAAGTGATGATAACTTAAGATTAATGAAGAATTTTATCCATGGATCAGAATCTCGACGTTATATTAAACCACATAGATGTAATCACCAATCAAAGCTTGCGAGAATATACGGGGGTCCGAAATGGTTGATTTGTACTGgttatatcaatttaaatactCCAAGCCTGtatgattaa
- the LOC123702129 gene encoding DNA-3-methyladenine glycosylase 1-like — protein MNSRKDIVRCSWVSNDPLYVQYHDEEWGIPEYNSQKLFQMLCLEGQQAGLSWITILKKRQNYNELFHNFDPYKIILLKETDVQDLLTNTGIVRHKGKIEAIINNARCYIEMKNRGVDFSDFIWNFVGNKPIINNWKSIQEVPSETEISKNLSSSLRKQGFKYVGSTICYAYMQACGLVNDHIVDCIYRNKT, from the coding sequence ATGAATTCAAGAAAAGATATAGTGAGATGCAGCTGGGTAAGCAATGATCCATTATATGTTCAATATCATGATGAAGAATGGGGAATACCTGAATATAATAGTCAAAAACTGTTCCAAATGCTCTGCTTGGAAGGGCAACAAGCTGGTTTATCATGGATAACAATTTTGAAGAAAAGGCAGAACTACAATGAACTTTTCCACAACTTTGATCCCTATAAAATTATTCTCCTCAAAGAAACGGATGTCCAAGACTTGTTAACCAATACAGGTATTGTGAGAcataaaggaaaaatagaagcaattattaataatgctCGATGTTATATAGAAATGAAAAATAGGGGTGTCGATTTTTCAGATTTCATTTGGAATTTTGTAGGTAATAaaccaataataaataattggaagTCTATCCAGGAGGTACCATCGGAGacagaaatatcaaaaaacttatCAAGCTCATTAAGAAAACAAGGATTTAAGTATGTCGGGTCTACAATCTGTTATGCATATATGCAGGCTTGTGGTTTAGTAAATGATCATATAGTCGATTGTATATACAGGAATAAAACCTAA
- the LOC123705651 gene encoding beta-galactoside alpha-2,6-sialyltransferase 2, with protein MKAAAMSVWIFINLLCFGMCGYLYLIWSQYWMSIERQRLFSESQVNVQRRSSRLHFQETYPDKISFHQLFNQSLFSDAFRKSRRSVVLKTNQFVQSSKQKVTSDRPSVNIILKSHGRPRFPNIHKPILEFDSDKYECADFGTSECDDQTREFKELLLKEFHRVLMSDSKIFTSGLDSQNTYDVKYERGSSRKNTRKEILCALRDVDVTTVTANDEPFASHGYHIPKFPLQEHRSFNMCAVVTSAGALRNSRFGEFIDSHDMVLRFNNAPTENYTEDVGSKTTFRILNSQVVAKPEFRFLENSLYKNVSILIWDPANFSSSLQDWYDHPDFPLFSVYKKLLKERPNADVHLLNPLVLWKLWTVLQDSSPYRLRRNPPSSGFIGIWFALHRCNRVRVFEYVPSVRATRRCHYYLSNEDAGCTLGAWHPLAQEKALAEKIRDNSDTDVFQRGFIDIPGYGRVCDG; from the exons ATGAAAGCAGCAGCAATGTCCGTGtggatttttataaatttattatgttttggaATGTGcggttatttatatttaatctgGTCGCAATATTGGATGAGTATAGAAAGGCAAAGGCTGTTTAGTGAATCTCAAGTAAATGTTCAAAGAAGAAGTTCCCGTTTACATTTTCAAGAAACATATCCTGATAAAATTAGTTTCCATCAATTGTTTAATCAGTCACTGTTTAGTGATGCATTTCGGAAGTCACGAAGGTCAGTGGTTCTCAAGACTAATCAGTTTGTACAATCTAGTAAACAGAAAGTTACATCAGATCGACCGTCcgttaatattattcttaaaagCCACGGTAGACCAAGGTTTCCTAATATACACAAACCTATTTTAGAATTTGATAGTGATAAATATGAATGTGCCGATTTTGGAACCTCAGAATGTGACGATCAAACAAGAGAATTCAAAGAGTTGTTATTGAAGGAATTCCATCGAGTGCTGATGAGCGATAGCAAAATATTTACGTCAGGATTAGATAGTCAGAATACGTACGATGTTAAATACGAGAGGGGAAGTTCGAGGAAGAATACACGAAAAGAAATATTGTGTGCACTGAGAGATGTTGATGTAACAACTGTGACTGCTAATGATGAACCGTTTGCAAGCCATGGATATCATATTCCTAAATTTCCTTTGCAAGAACACCGATCTTTCAATATGTGTGCTGTCGTAACAAGTGCCGGAGCATTGAGAAATTCTAGATTTGGCGAATTTATAG atTCACACGATATGGTGCTCAGGTTCAACAACGCGCCAACTGAAAATTATACTGAAGATGTGGGATCTAAAACTACCTTTCGTATCCTTAACTCGCAA gTTGTAGCAAAGCCAGAATTTCGATTTCTGGAAAATTCCCTTTACAAAAatgtatctatactaatttgGGATCCAGCGAATTTTTCCTCTAGTCTCCAAGACTGGTATGATCACCCAGATTTTCCACTATTTTCGGTGTATAAAAA gttgTTGAAGGAAAGGCCAAACGCTGACGTGCATTTACTTAACCCATTGGTCCTGTGGAAATTATGGACTGTACTACAAGATTCATCGCCCTACAGGCTGAGGCGAAATCCCCCATCTTCGGGTTTCATAG GTATCTGGTTCGCGCTCCACCGTTGCAACCGCGTCCGCGTGTTCGAGTACGTACCTTCAGTGCGTGCGACGCGACGTTGTCACTATTACCTCTCCAATGAGGACGCTGGCTGCACCCTCGGGGCTTGGCATCCTCTAGCACAGGAGAAGGCCTTGGCTGAGAAGATACGGGATAATTCTGATACGGATGTGTTTCAGAGAGGGTTTATTGATATACCAGGGTATGGGCGGGTGTGTGATGGATAG